The following is a genomic window from Euwallacea similis isolate ESF13 chromosome 4, ESF131.1, whole genome shotgun sequence.
GTGCGAAATTTGAACTATAAAGTTGAAACGGGGGAACACGGATTATTTAGGGGCTAATTTCGATGTAAAATCTTCAATTCAAACAGGTAATACAATATTCCACCCAGTGTATGATACATGGACAGGGTAGCGCAGtattgaaagtttttattcaggaattaaataattaatcacAGTTTTTGTATCCCACCAAGGTCtttaggaaattaatttgtttttaaaagtcGTTTTCCTggtttttggaattttattggGTACCACACTTTATTAATgattacatttaaaaagtaaaaataaaatgtaagtAAGCCAAAATGGAAATCAAGGGCTTATCTAAAACACAGAATAAATTGCTATAAAGACTCCACcaagccaaaaaaaaaacataaaaaacaacGAATCTCTTAATAAAGATCTACACAGGTCAGATTTAATACGTTGTAGGGAAAGGACTATGGCAAATGTATACAAAAAGATGATACGGCATTTGTTTGATATTATACAGGTACCACCAGctcaagtggaaacataggtattgtgcaagtgggagaagaaCCGCGTAAGGTTGAACATGCCCTCAACAAAGACCAACAACAAAGTAAGCGGAGTTTATCCAGGCAGCGTCTCTATTTCGATGTCAAGTTTAGTATCAATATTGCTGCCTTTGCTGCAATTGAAATCTTTAAAAACATCAGAGCTAAAAATAGcaatataattaaacaaaaaaaaagaaacaatgaaTCGATCACTAGAacttatattagtaaaaattccgAAATGTCGAGAGATCTGGAAACACTGGACTGGCTCCGCTCCCGTCAGTTATTAACATCGTAACTCACTACGTTGATCTTTGTCGGAgacatattaaaacttaagcgatccttctcccacttgcacaatccctatgtttccagttgaactggtgatatatgtattttaagtTATAATTAACCAATTATTGAATAAGTTATGTGgaaagtatataaaaaatatatggcatttaaaaatatggcaACTTTGCCTGAGAACTatgaaatgttatttttgtactTGATCCATTGTGTATATCAGAGCACCTGACACTTAATATTACTGGTAAAAAATTTGTCTTCACTTCACATTTTCCACCACCAAAATTCACCTGGAATGCGGACAGTTTTTCTAACAAAacctatttttctttattcgaATTCCAATTCGTGATCCTGGACTTCGTCgcacattttattaaattctgtGACCCAGGCCTCTTCTTCGAGctgcaaaacaatttttacaatgCCCacataaaaatactttaaaaaaaatcaaacatacgtccactttagtttttttcacCTTCCTCTTCTTTCTTTCCCAATCTGTCTGATCCAAATCTGAAGAGTTTAGTCTCTTCCTCCTCTTACACGTTTCGTGAGGCGGCGACTGAAATTAAGACGTTTTACATGAGATTATGACgcattttagaaaatactaTTCACCATATTGGCCAGCATCTCTTCAGGATCCTCAAATAAATTCACTTCTCCAACTGCATCTTCAGTAGAATCCTCTATTACTGACATACTCCCATCCATCACTACCTCTTCATTTTCCTCATTAAAACTGACGTTTTTCTGTACCTTCTTCTTATACCTCCTCAGCTTAGACACATCAAACCTGCAAGGGCCCATCTGATCCTTATTTGCAACCTCATTCATATCACTACTCTCATCAAacccaaaatttaattctttgttTGATATATTTGTTAAATCCCCCAAACATTTTCTTGAAGCGCCTCGTTTCACAGGGCTATTAAAAGCCTCATAGTCATATAAAGAACCTTGCACTGCTTCATTCTCTTTATCCACATTACTCTCAACAAAATCAAGTATGCTCTGctgatgtaaaattttcttctgagGGCTTTTTTTTAGAGCTGTCTCTGGAGAAACattcttgaatttttccaCGAAGGTGTGTTCTAATACAGATTCCTGGCTGATACAAGGCAATGCATTGCGTTTGAGGCTCAAAAAATGGGGGTTATGCTTGATGTTGCCACAGTTGAGTCTCCAAGGGCTAGATGTGCAGTCCAGCATGGTACTGTTGGCATTAGGATGTTTAGTAACAAAATCAACTGGAGATTCACTATTCAAGAGGATGTTACTCAGTATTTTTATTGGGGTTTTTGCTGGAGCATCGAATCCAAAACAATTGTGAATGGTTGCGTCTAAAGTGTCTTTTGAATTATTGACAATGGGTTTTCCAGTGGTGATCACATcagttatattaaaattaggtAATAGGGAATCACAGTTCGGAATATTTGTTGCTGATTTCTTTGTGCGAATTGGGGTGCTATGTGTGCCAAAGCAATTGTCAATGCTTGTCTTTAAAGTCTCtggtaaattatttacaatcgGTTTTCGAATGGTGATTccatcatttaaattaaagcttGGTAAAGAGTCAGCAATGGGAGTATTTGTCAATATTTGATTCATGCAAACAGGAGTCCCACGTATTGAGACTTTTGGACTGGAAATTCCTTTTATTGTTTCATGTCTCTGCAGAATCTTTTCAGACACATTCTTTACAATATTTGATACAATATCTTCATAAGcctttttgtttgctttcttCCTGACAACCTTTCTCTTTCTTTGAGCAACAGCTTTAGCCTCCTTTTGCTCAATCTTCTTGAGAATTTCATGTGTGTCCTTATCAAACCCTATGGAAGATCTATGAGTTcgtttatttcctttttgcAGCGGGCTCGAATCGCTAAATTCATACAAATCCTTAGCCTCTTTTTTGTTATCTTCAGGCAGCTTTTGCCTGTAGATAGGGACATGTTCTCTTTTTGGACTAAGACTTTTCATTATTGATTCTTCTTCAATATAAGTTTTGGGTATCAGTATCCTTAAGTTGTGCACTTTTTTCGTTGGAGTGTCATATTGAGATTCAGATTTACGTTTTGTTCGGACTTGTTTTTTAGTTACAACCTTTTTATTGGCTTCTAACTCACTAGGGGTGGTTCTGGCTTGTATTTTCTTTCTTCTGCGGTCACACTGATGACTAGTAGAGGCTTTAGCTGCTTGGACATCCTTCTGAACTTCCATGACACAAACATTAGTTTTATCGACAAGGGGCCCTCTTCTAGACCGGGTAATCATTTTTCAGAGCACCCCTACATTTGTAACGTTAAATAGATATAAACAATACGAAATTCGCGTTAAAatgcttaaattaaaattaaaaaatattgagatCGTATTAAGATTTTACGAGGGAATCAGAATTTAGGAATGTTTGTTATTATTTGCGATTTAAATAGAACTGTCAAGCATTGACAATAAAAGTCAATTTGAAAGCTTTAGCATCTGTCAGTTCTATATCTTACCGCCTACTTGATTATGAGTTGAGAATGAACGGTGTTGTACTGACGAAAGCTTTTAGGAACGTTAATTTTTGTAACTCATATAACGCATGTGTAGTAAccataaaattcattaaaactcTTGTAAAATAACTGATCAGAAAATTATCATCGACTGTCGCTAAGAATTAGAATCTGTTcggtatttagaaaaaagccACTGCTGTTTAcgtattttaatgttttgagGTTAGTTTACGCTTTTTATGCACCGCTTGTCTATTATGCTTCAGCTGTCTTACAGGTTTTGACTTACGTCACATTGCTAGATTAAATTATTCTCACCGAGTGCCGGGAAGTTTCTCTTAAGCCAGTTTCATGTTTTCTTGTACTTTTTTATAGTTTGATTCTATTTTAACCAAATAAAAGTCGTAAGTATTAGTTAAATATAATCTAATCCTTTATTTAGTATCTCCCGGCACAGTTAACTGCCAATTCCTGTTCTGCTACATCACTCAAACCAATCTCTCAACCCCCGTAATAGCTAGTTAAAACTTGTTTCTTAAAACCAAACTATATTTCAGACAATGGAGATTTCCGACGAAAACCTCCAAACCCTATCCCGGTATCTTCAAGAAACCCTCAACCCCAATGTAAACATACGCAGGCCTGCAGAAAAGTTCTTGGAAGGCGTCGAAGTGAACCAAAATTACCCTCTGCTTCTACtcaatttaattcataaaCCTGAGGTTGATATGACTGTGAGAATAGCCGGGTCTGTAGCATTCAAGAACTACATCAAGCGCAATTGGAACCCTGAAGAGGATCAACCTGATAGGATTCATCAGTCAGATAGGGTTGCCATTAAGAATTTGATTGTAACACTCATGCTCACATCACCTGAGACAATTCAAAAGCAATTGAGTGATGCCATTAGTATCATTGGCAAGACAGACTTCCCAGTAAAGTGGCCCGAACTCATTACACAGATGGTTGAAAAGTTTGCAacaggaaattttaatgttatcaATGGTATTCTTCGAACTGGACATAGCCTCTTCAAAAAGTATAGATATGAGTTTAAATCCAATGAATTGTGGACTGAAATCAAATATGTCTTGGAAAAACTAGCTCAGCCCTTAACTGACTTGTTTGTAGCCACTGTAAACTTAACTCAAACACATGCTAATGATGTGGCAGCCTTGCGCACCATTTACAGCTCCTTAGTGCTGATTTGCaaagttttttattctttaaatttccaagACCTTCCTGAGTTCTTTGAAGACAATATGCAAGTTTGGATGcagaattttcatttattgctAACAGCTGATCTGAAAAATCTCCAAACAGATGATGATGCTCCAGGAGTGATTGAGCAATTGAAAACACAAATTTGTGACAATATTGCTCTCTATGCTCAGAAATATGATGAGGAGTTTCGTCAGTATTTGCCCCAATTTGTGACAGATGTGTGGAGTTTGTTGGTGGGAACTGGATTGGAGACGAAGTATGATTCATTAGTATCAAATGCGCTGCAATTTCTTTCTTCAGTGGCAGAAAGAAATCACTATAGGAATTTGTTTGAGGACGAGCAGGTGCTGAGTAACATATGCGAGAAAGTTATTATACCCAATATGGAGTTTAggtaaattaaacaatatttattatttgatttgttGTGTGGAGATTCCCTTTGGTTCCAGTTTATATTCAGGCCGGTACTCACCTTTTAGAGgttgaattaaatatattttctcaGTTGTTTTATGCTAGAGAATATATAATTGATGATGTTTTGTATATCAAAGTACCTTGAAAATACCTTAACATACTTACCTCATGTCTActtgtaaatatgtattaaacaCCAACCACTTATCTAAAAtcaacctttttttaataatataccttatgtgaaaaaaattcgattCCTCAAAGATTGACTGAATAATGAGTACAGAGAGATTTCCTTTAGAGATATATACAGTTATGTTAGTTTCAGTGTGTCACTTCTTATATTTATTAGGTTTTTCTGACCAAACAAAGCAATTTTCtcttaatatatatatttcattACAGAGAATCGGATCAAGAACTATTTGAAGACAATCCTGAAGAATTTACCAGACGGGACATTGAAGGCTCTGATGTGGACACTCGAAGAAGAGCTGCCTGTGACTTAGTAAAAACCCTAAGTACACACTTCGAGCAGAAAATTGTGCAAATCTTCAGCCAGTATTTGCAAGTGATGTTGGCCAAATACTCAGAAAATCCTAAGACAAATTGGCGCAACAAGGACGCCGCCTTATACTTGGTGATTTCTCTCGTAAGTCGAGGCGCCACCCAAAAACATGGTGTAACTCAAACCAGCAAACTTGTGAATATTTCACAGTTTTTTGAGCCTCATGTGTTACCCGAGTTGGACAGAGCTGATGTAAACGAACTACCAGTTTTAAAAGCTGCGGCGATTCGATATATTATTACTTTCCGTTCAGTTTTACCTAGTGAACTAGTGATTTCCACGATTCCCCAACTGATCAGACATTTATCCAGTGAAAGCGCAGTTGTTCACACGTATGCAGCATGCTGCATTGAAAAGATTTTAATGCTGAAAGACAGCAACAATCATGAGGTGCTTACGCCTGCTCAAATTCAGCCATTTACTGCAGATTTAATCGGGCAGCTGTTCGGAGTTTTAGAGAGGCCTGTCTCCGAGGAGAATGAGTATGTAATGAAGGCCATAATGCGCAGCTTTTACTT
Proteins encoded in this region:
- the LOC136408186 gene encoding uncharacterized protein, producing the protein MITRSRRGPLVDKTNVCVMEVQKDVQAAKASTSHQCDRRRKKIQARTTPSELEANKKVVTKKQVRTKRKSESQYDTPTKKVHNLRILIPKTYIEEESIMKSLSPKREHVPIYRQKLPEDNKKEAKDLYEFSDSSPLQKGNKRTHRSSIGFDKDTHEILKKIEQKEAKAVAQRKRKVVRKKANKKAYEDIVSNIVKNVSEKILQRHETIKGISSPKVSIRGTPVCMNQILTNTPIADSLPSFNLNDGITIRKPIVNNLPETLKTSIDNCFGTHSTPIRTKKSATNIPNCDSLLPNFNITDVITTGKPIVNNSKDTLDATIHNCFGFDAPAKTPIKILSNILLNSESPVDFVTKHPNANSTMLDCTSSPWRLNCGNIKHNPHFLSLKRNALPCISQESVLEHTFVEKFKNVSPETALKKSPQKKILHQQSILDFVESNVDKENEAVQGSLYDYEAFNSPVKRGASRKCLGDLTNISNKELNFGFDESSDMNEVANKDQMGPCRFDVSKLRRYKKKVQKNVSFNEENEEVVMDGSMSVIEDSTEDAVGEVNLFEDPEEMLANMSPPHETCKRRKRLNSSDLDQTDWERKKRKVKKTKVDLEEEAWVTEFNKMCDEVQDHELEFE
- the Cse1 gene encoding exportin-2; this encodes MEISDENLQTLSRYLQETLNPNVNIRRPAEKFLEGVEVNQNYPLLLLNLIHKPEVDMTVRIAGSVAFKNYIKRNWNPEEDQPDRIHQSDRVAIKNLIVTLMLTSPETIQKQLSDAISIIGKTDFPVKWPELITQMVEKFATGNFNVINGILRTGHSLFKKYRYEFKSNELWTEIKYVLEKLAQPLTDLFVATVNLTQTHANDVAALRTIYSSLVLICKVFYSLNFQDLPEFFEDNMQVWMQNFHLLLTADLKNLQTDDDAPGVIEQLKTQICDNIALYAQKYDEEFRQYLPQFVTDVWSLLVGTGLETKYDSLVSNALQFLSSVAERNHYRNLFEDEQVLSNICEKVIIPNMEFRESDQELFEDNPEEFTRRDIEGSDVDTRRRAACDLVKTLSTHFEQKIVQIFSQYLQVMLAKYSENPKTNWRNKDAALYLVISLVSRGATQKHGVTQTSKLVNISQFFEPHVLPELDRADVNELPVLKAAAIRYIITFRSVLPSELVISTIPQLIRHLSSESAVVHTYAACCIEKILMLKDSNNHEVLTPAQIQPFTADLIGQLFGVLERPVSEENEYVMKAIMRSFYLMQDAVIPYLGVALPKLTNKLQAVAKNPSKPHFNHYLFETLSLSIRIICKTNPAAVKSFEDILFPIFQIILQQDIQEFIPYVFQIISLLMEYSSVGNIPESYLQLLPCLLAPVLWDRPANISPLVRLLRVFVSRATAQIIAQDKLSGFLGVFQKLIASKSNDHEGFYLMQSLIENLPKENMSPYLKQIFFLLFQRLSSSKTTKFMISFIVFLCLFVVKYGPADLVSLIDGIQPQMFGMVLEKVLIPELQKVNGHIERKIVSCGVSKLLCESPEMVDGTYGKYWPQLLQALLMYFEMPPDESTLPDDHFIDIDDTPAYQTSNAQLSFANSKKEDPLVGIGEPRQFLVQSLATLSRGQPGKVPTLISNTSSESQMVIQTYLSKFGVQLV